In one Pseudomonadales bacterium genomic region, the following are encoded:
- a CDS encoding class I SAM-dependent methyltransferase — translation MSELEYLPASVDVYTPTRAARYDTDHHRSLRARLTSRREQGNLLKALQFAGLQLAAPLDSALDLPCGTGRFWKPIQAAGIGKLIAGDISTGMLGVAAENRRSADLPAQLLKLSAFAIALPDDSVDVAICMRFYHHLSRAEDRLRLLAELKRVARRYIAISLWVDGNFRSWKAGDRFAATDEAGYGKRICRPRAEVEAEFSQAGLKIRRHYDVWPHLDMWRLYLLELPDAPSSS, via the coding sequence ATGAGCGAACTGGAATACCTGCCGGCAAGCGTGGATGTTTATACGCCAACCCGCGCTGCCCGCTATGACACGGATCATCACCGTTCCCTGCGCGCCCGGCTGACCAGTCGACGCGAACAGGGGAACCTGTTGAAAGCCCTGCAGTTTGCAGGCCTGCAGCTCGCGGCTCCACTGGACAGCGCCCTCGACCTGCCCTGTGGTACCGGGCGCTTCTGGAAGCCCATTCAGGCTGCTGGAATCGGGAAACTCATCGCCGGCGACATCAGTACCGGCATGCTGGGTGTCGCGGCGGAAAATCGGCGCTCTGCAGACCTGCCGGCCCAGCTGCTCAAACTTTCCGCCTTCGCTATCGCACTGCCGGACGACAGCGTCGATGTCGCGATCTGCATGCGCTTCTATCATCACCTCTCCCGGGCAGAGGACCGCCTGCGGCTTCTGGCCGAACTCAAACGCGTCGCGCGGCGCTACATCGCGATCTCATTATGGGTGGATGGCAACTTCCGCAGCTGGAAGGCGGGCGATCGCTTTGCCGCCACGGATGAAGCCGGTTACGGCAAGCGTATCTGCAGGCCCCGTGCAGAAGTCGAAGCGGAATTCAGCCAGGCCGGGCTGAAAATCCGCCGCCATTACGATGTCTGGCCGCACCTCGACATGTGGCGCCTCTACCTGCTTGAATTGCCGGATGCCCCATCCTCGTCCTGA
- a CDS encoding lipopolysaccharide kinase InaA family protein yields MPHPRPELHNPENALDSGHPSQDLLRLFTDPKARQPSAAARLVKPVQHRGAGASCVYLDQRGHWDGGSGNVYVKRQRNYTCRPLWRAFLPTPTLAREHRALQAMQRIGVTAPEVVSYRQEGLAAELVIAEIAGGLPLDKALALPDCDRKGILAGVARLIRRLHDAGWAHGALNCEHIFVVPGDDFSAALIDFEKARRSRRLIDADLARIWRRNPALTSEDRGLFEAAYRAGGNRLSPNPQ; encoded by the coding sequence ATGCCCCATCCTCGTCCTGAGTTGCACAACCCGGAGAACGCTCTGGACTCCGGACACCCGTCACAGGATCTCCTCAGACTCTTCACCGATCCGAAGGCCCGTCAGCCGTCGGCGGCCGCACGACTGGTCAAGCCGGTGCAGCATCGGGGGGCCGGTGCCAGCTGCGTTTATCTCGACCAACGCGGGCACTGGGATGGCGGCAGCGGCAATGTCTACGTGAAACGCCAGCGGAACTACACCTGCCGCCCGCTGTGGCGCGCCTTTCTGCCCACCCCTACTCTGGCCCGTGAACACCGTGCCCTGCAGGCCATGCAGCGGATCGGAGTCACTGCACCGGAGGTCGTCAGCTACCGACAGGAAGGTCTGGCGGCGGAACTGGTCATCGCTGAGATTGCAGGCGGTCTCCCGCTCGATAAAGCGCTCGCGCTGCCGGACTGTGATCGGAAGGGAATACTCGCCGGTGTCGCCCGTCTCATTCGCCGGTTACATGATGCGGGCTGGGCCCATGGCGCCCTGAACTGCGAACACATTTTCGTGGTGCCCGGGGACGATTTTTCTGCGGCACTGATCGATTTCGAGAAGGCCCGGCGCAGTCGCCGGCTGATCGACGCCGACCTGGCACGGATCTGGCGCCGCAATCCGGCACTTACCTCAGAAGACCGCGGTCTGTTCGAAGCGGCCTACCGGGCTGGCGGGAACCGCCTCAGTCCGAACCCGCAATAG
- a CDS encoding tetratricopeptide repeat protein has protein sequence MVVLRCLLLLATLLSALPLAAAETLLSDVLYASDSGVAQIEIRLGRAMEIAAFTTVADNRLLISLQAVDRSGSDGWSAAEMSFSEPDRLLTRVALEGEGRKGFELVVEFSEGITAQLLPQFDDRQVLLKVAPRNAFRDPERFGKPKTDDAYAINLESRVESVPDVLDIPKAFAASHTIYVTRFVKDDVLWHRLRLGFFPDRRLAQRVALDLRPYFPEAWIEQVAAEEVRFAASFKLNPAGQVSRFTGAVTQPSTAVAEVKATVQPVTPSTIGEEPPPAEVTTRWESRPPVAPPELSEIQKLFAEARSAFESGEYARAIELYSRLLEMTEGERRASALEMLGVSRELNRELPLAQQLYQSYLTQYPESEGAPRVRQRLAALLALLNPNRSQRRQTTRREPGRWRTASYLSQFYQRQSLEIDDDSRVPIDGIFSDASLLAMRNGTDLDQEIRVTLSYLLDFSDEEYPQGREFQVSSLYWDGYSERLRSGIKVGRQTRPKAGVLGRFDGAALTFRPLGNLSLDFTGGLLVDNAFESPDADRPFFGLGGEWISSSGRISVAPFYIRQEVDGVLDREAVGVQSYLRSDRMMLFSLLDYDLHYAALNNITLRGNFRFRESRLTASYEHRRSPYLTTRNAMIGQAYDGLSELETALLETQLEEIAEDRTATSDTLRLGVSLPLFENWMVTADLVASDYSSTETSADIIGLESYNTIYSSLQIRRNELFGPASYAALMFRQADSDAGGTSSLYWDNRFTLADSWLLYPRVRLDYRTFDTSGDTQWTVKPSLRLDFRYNPRVRFEFEMGYQWTTREMASRDLDITGLFVRAGYRANF, from the coding sequence ATGGTAGTCCTGAGATGCCTTCTGCTGCTGGCGACACTGTTGTCTGCCCTGCCTCTGGCTGCGGCGGAGACGCTGCTCAGCGATGTGCTGTATGCGAGTGACAGCGGTGTCGCGCAGATCGAAATCCGGCTCGGGCGCGCCATGGAAATCGCTGCTTTCACAACCGTTGCAGACAATCGGCTCCTCATCTCTCTGCAGGCTGTGGACAGATCCGGATCGGACGGCTGGTCTGCAGCGGAAATGAGTTTTTCAGAACCCGATCGATTACTTACCCGGGTCGCGCTCGAGGGCGAGGGTCGGAAGGGCTTCGAACTGGTTGTTGAATTCTCGGAAGGTATAACGGCGCAGCTGCTGCCCCAGTTTGATGACCGACAGGTATTGCTGAAGGTTGCCCCACGAAATGCCTTCAGGGACCCGGAAAGATTCGGCAAACCGAAAACCGACGACGCCTATGCAATCAATCTCGAAAGCCGGGTTGAGTCGGTGCCCGATGTGCTGGATATCCCAAAGGCGTTTGCCGCCAGCCACACGATTTATGTGACCCGATTCGTAAAAGACGATGTGCTCTGGCATCGGCTGCGGCTCGGTTTTTTTCCGGATCGTCGCTTGGCGCAACGGGTCGCTCTGGATCTGCGCCCCTATTTTCCCGAGGCCTGGATTGAGCAGGTGGCAGCAGAGGAAGTGCGCTTCGCTGCATCCTTCAAGCTCAATCCTGCGGGTCAGGTTTCGAGATTCACCGGGGCCGTCACCCAACCCTCCACAGCGGTGGCGGAGGTCAAGGCGACGGTTCAGCCCGTCACCCCCAGCACCATTGGTGAGGAACCGCCGCCCGCGGAAGTGACCACACGCTGGGAAAGCCGTCCGCCCGTGGCGCCGCCCGAACTCTCGGAGATCCAGAAGCTGTTTGCCGAGGCGAGATCCGCCTTCGAAAGTGGTGAATACGCGCGTGCCATTGAACTCTACAGCCGCCTGCTCGAGATGACCGAGGGAGAGCGCAGAGCCAGCGCGCTCGAAATGCTTGGGGTGTCCCGGGAACTCAATCGTGAACTCCCGCTTGCGCAGCAGCTCTACCAGTCCTATCTCACCCAGTACCCGGAAAGCGAGGGTGCGCCGCGGGTACGCCAGCGTCTGGCAGCGCTGCTCGCGCTGCTGAATCCGAACAGGTCCCAGCGACGCCAGACAACACGAAGGGAACCAGGCCGCTGGCGGACAGCCAGCTATCTGTCGCAGTTCTACCAGCGTCAGAGTCTGGAAATCGATGACGACAGCAGGGTGCCGATCGATGGAATCTTCAGCGATGCATCGCTGCTGGCCATGCGTAATGGCACTGATCTCGATCAGGAAATCCGGGTGACCCTGAGTTACCTGCTGGATTTCAGCGATGAGGAATATCCGCAGGGCAGGGAGTTCCAGGTCAGCTCGCTGTACTGGGATGGATACTCCGAACGCCTGCGCAGCGGCATCAAAGTCGGCCGCCAGACGCGACCCAAAGCGGGGGTGCTGGGTCGTTTCGATGGCGCGGCACTGACCTTCAGACCCCTGGGAAATCTTTCGCTCGATTTCACCGGGGGCTTACTTGTGGACAACGCTTTCGAATCACCCGATGCAGACCGGCCTTTCTTTGGTCTCGGTGGAGAATGGATTTCCAGCTCCGGAAGGATCTCGGTAGCGCCGTTTTATATCCGCCAGGAAGTCGACGGAGTGCTGGACAGGGAGGCAGTGGGCGTACAGTCCTACCTGCGTTCTGATCGGATGATGCTGTTCTCCCTGCTGGACTACGACCTGCACTATGCGGCGTTGAACAACATCACCCTCAGGGGGAATTTCCGCTTCCGGGAATCCCGGTTGACGGCCTCCTACGAACACCGCAGGAGTCCGTATCTCACCACGAGAAACGCGATGATCGGCCAGGCCTATGATGGCCTCAGCGAGCTCGAGACGGCCCTGCTCGAAACCCAGCTGGAAGAAATTGCCGAGGACCGGACTGCCACCAGCGACACCCTGCGCCTGGGTGTCAGCCTGCCCCTGTTCGAGAACTGGATGGTGACCGCGGATCTGGTCGCGAGCGATTATTCGAGCACGGAAACTTCCGCGGACATCATCGGGCTTGAGTCCTACAACACCATTTATTCCTCGCTGCAGATTCGCCGCAACGAACTCTTCGGACCCGCCAGCTATGCGGCACTGATGTTCCGTCAGGCGGACTCCGATGCCGGGGGAACATCATCCCTGTACTGGGACAATCGCTTTACCCTGGCTGACAGCTGGTTGTTGTACCCGCGCGTGCGCCTGGACTACAGAACGTTCGATACCTCGGGGGATACCCAGTGGACGGTAAAACCCTCCCTGCGGTTGGATTTCCGCTATAACCCGCGCGTGCGTTTCGAATTCGAAATGGGCTATCAGTGGACAACAAGAGAAATGGCGAGCAGAGATCTTGATATCACCGGATTGTTTGTGAGGGCAGGTTATCGTGCGAACTTTTAG